Proteins found in one Salvia splendens isolate huo1 chromosome 10, SspV2, whole genome shotgun sequence genomic segment:
- the LOC121753253 gene encoding reticulon-like protein B21 isoform X1: MSSSKESMELGGGGRRRRGGAPKEGSVWESRMKLDKVKGGIKVFKAADQNSEQTTHTQNDVTETNSEIEICRDAKPKQSPNGKRKTWKSESSDGSPVKIAVLRSELCRNFDEQISESAKKSPVSIRNPSVRKANARASVGEKTEKSDGDDERERKSRSDEDCEEKQAAITSSVPQINGGDESDLNEDKEIEAENKSVDVEEIGVGDHKHKRNVIVEKKSVQRYPKPVPVSSSIARNQPPPAANHARFNSIPTKINNRSENFPRASSKLQSFVDLVMWRDVSKSAFVFGIGTFAIISSSFTKDLNISFISVLSYLGLVYLASNFLFRSLISRGSVENECTNQDCVIGEEEAIWVTKMLLPFINEFLLKLRALFSGDPSTTMKLAVLLFILARCGSSITIWTTAKLGFIGVFTLPKICSPYSSQITAYGRIWMKRFGEAWRSCSHKKAVGFGILALGWNLSSVVYRIWAVFMLFVAFKHYQQSFIAEGWAHHEAINGHHSSSQAPTATHQNRGKLKKEC, from the exons ATGAGTAGTAGTAAAGAATCAATGGAATTAGGCGGcggtggaagaagaagaagaggcggCGCCCCAAAAGAAGGCTCTGTTTGGGAGAGCAGAATGAAGCTCGACAAAGTCAAAGGCGGCATCAAAGTTTTCAAGGCCGCTGATCAAAATTCAGAGCAAACCACTCACACTCAAAATGATGTTACAGAGACGAACTCTGAGATTGAGATTTGCAGGGATGCGAAGCCCAAACAGAGCCCTAACGGGAAGAGGAAAACATGGAAATCCGAAAGTTCTGATGGGAGTCCGGTTAAGATTGCGGTTCTGAGATCTGAATTGTGCAGGAATTTCGATGAACAGATCAGCGAATCGGCGAAGAAAAGCCCCGTTTCGATCAGAAATCCAAGTGTGAGAAAGGCGAATGCAAGAGCATCTGTTGGTGAGAAAACCGAGAAATCTGATGGtgatgatgagagagagagaaagtcgAGATCTGACGAGGATTGTGAGGAGAAGCAGGCTGCTATTACGAGCAGTGTGCCCCAAATCAATGGCGGAGATGAATCAGATTTAAATGAAGATAAGGAAATCGAAGCTGAAAACAAGAGCGTTGATGTTGAAGAGATTGGTGTCGGTGATCACAAGCACAAGAGAAATGTGATTGTGGAGAAGAAATCGGTCCAGAGATATCCAAAACCAGTGCCCGTTTCATCATCAATTGCCAGAAATCAGCCTCCTCCTGCTGCAAATCATGCCAGATTTAATTCAATCCCAACAAAGATCAACAATA GATCAGAAAATTTTCCAAGAGCAAGCAGCAAACTACAAAGTTTCG TCGACCTTGTAATGTGGAGAGACGTATCAAAATCAGCATTTGTTTTTGGGATTGGAACATTTGCTATCATATCATCTTCATTCACAAAGGATCTCAACATCAG CTTCATTTCTGTGCTTTCCTACTTGGGACTTGTGTACCTTGCTTCTAATTTCCTCTTTAGATCCCTAATTAGCAG AGGATCAGTGGAGAATGAGTGTACAAATCAAGATTGTGTTATTGGTGAAGAAGAAGCAATTTGGGTGACAAAAATGCTTCTGCCATTTATAAATGAGTTTCTTCTCAAACTGAGAGCTCTTTTCTCGGGCGACCCTTCCACCACGATGAAG TTGGCAGTGCTGCTGTTCATTTTGGCAAGGTGTGGAAGCTCCATTACTATCTGGACAACGGCCAAGTTAg GTTTTATTGGAGTATTTACTTTGCCTAAAATCTGCTCACCATACTCCTCTCAGATTACTGCATACG GTAGAATATGGATGAAACGATTTGGAGAGGCATGGAGGTCATGTAGTCACAAAAAAGCAGTAGGATTTGGCATCTTGGCTCTTGGCTGGAATTTGTCATCCGTGGTTTACCGTATTTGGGCAG TGTTCATGTTATTTGTGGCATTCAAGCACTATCAGCAGTCGTTCATCGCGGAGGGGTGGGCCCACCACGAAGCCATCAACGGTCACCATTCTTCTTCCCAAGCTCCTACAGCTACACATCAAAATAGAGGCAAACTAAAGAAAGAGTGTTGa
- the LOC121753253 gene encoding reticulon-like protein B21 isoform X2: MSSSKESMELGGGGRRRRGGAPKEGSVWESRMKLDKVKGGIKVFKAADQNSEQTTHTQNDVTETNSEIEICRDAKPKQSPNGKRKTWKSESSDGSPVKIAVLRSELCRNFDEQISESAKKSPVSIRNPSVRKANARASVGEKTEKSDGDDERERKSRSDEDCEEKQAAITSSVPQINGGDESDLNEDKEIEAENKSVDVEEIGVGDHKHKRNVIVEKKSVQRYPKPVPVSSSIARNQPPPAANHARFNSIPTKINNRSENFPRASSKLQSFVDLVMWRDVSKSAFVFGIGTFAIISSSFTKDLNISFISVLSYLGLVYLASNFLFRSLISRGSVENECTNQDCVIGEEEAIWVTKMLLPFINEFLLKLRALFSGDPSTTMKLAVLLFILARCGSSITIWTTAKFYWSIYFA; the protein is encoded by the exons ATGAGTAGTAGTAAAGAATCAATGGAATTAGGCGGcggtggaagaagaagaagaggcggCGCCCCAAAAGAAGGCTCTGTTTGGGAGAGCAGAATGAAGCTCGACAAAGTCAAAGGCGGCATCAAAGTTTTCAAGGCCGCTGATCAAAATTCAGAGCAAACCACTCACACTCAAAATGATGTTACAGAGACGAACTCTGAGATTGAGATTTGCAGGGATGCGAAGCCCAAACAGAGCCCTAACGGGAAGAGGAAAACATGGAAATCCGAAAGTTCTGATGGGAGTCCGGTTAAGATTGCGGTTCTGAGATCTGAATTGTGCAGGAATTTCGATGAACAGATCAGCGAATCGGCGAAGAAAAGCCCCGTTTCGATCAGAAATCCAAGTGTGAGAAAGGCGAATGCAAGAGCATCTGTTGGTGAGAAAACCGAGAAATCTGATGGtgatgatgagagagagagaaagtcgAGATCTGACGAGGATTGTGAGGAGAAGCAGGCTGCTATTACGAGCAGTGTGCCCCAAATCAATGGCGGAGATGAATCAGATTTAAATGAAGATAAGGAAATCGAAGCTGAAAACAAGAGCGTTGATGTTGAAGAGATTGGTGTCGGTGATCACAAGCACAAGAGAAATGTGATTGTGGAGAAGAAATCGGTCCAGAGATATCCAAAACCAGTGCCCGTTTCATCATCAATTGCCAGAAATCAGCCTCCTCCTGCTGCAAATCATGCCAGATTTAATTCAATCCCAACAAAGATCAACAATA GATCAGAAAATTTTCCAAGAGCAAGCAGCAAACTACAAAGTTTCG TCGACCTTGTAATGTGGAGAGACGTATCAAAATCAGCATTTGTTTTTGGGATTGGAACATTTGCTATCATATCATCTTCATTCACAAAGGATCTCAACATCAG CTTCATTTCTGTGCTTTCCTACTTGGGACTTGTGTACCTTGCTTCTAATTTCCTCTTTAGATCCCTAATTAGCAG AGGATCAGTGGAGAATGAGTGTACAAATCAAGATTGTGTTATTGGTGAAGAAGAAGCAATTTGGGTGACAAAAATGCTTCTGCCATTTATAAATGAGTTTCTTCTCAAACTGAGAGCTCTTTTCTCGGGCGACCCTTCCACCACGATGAAG TTGGCAGTGCTGCTGTTCATTTTGGCAAGGTGTGGAAGCTCCATTACTATCTGGACAACGGCCAA GTTTTATTGGAGTATTTACTTTGCCTAA